AAAGTAGACGGTGTTCTTTCTCGCACAAATTCCTATGGTGCGCCGGCATTTGTTTTCCCATATCCAGTTTCATGATGCAGGGTTCATAGCCTTCTTCATATTCATTCGAACCAATCATCAATTGCTCACTGTCTTCCTTCCAACCGAACAGGAGTTTGGGAAATCGGCCTCCGGGATTACTTCCTGCTTCATGGAGTATACGAGATCCGGGAAGATTACCCGAGATCTGTTCGATAACTGCCCCCGCAAATTGCATGGCCTCCTTGATGTTGCTGAAACTATTCTTATCTGAGCTTTCCTCGGGGTGATACGTTAATGCCCCCAAGGCGCCGGTACCAACAAGGGCGAGCCGCTTCAAAATCGATACGTTTTCCGGAGAGATGCCGGCTTCTCTGAGTCTTCGATCCATTATAACCCTTCCCCAATGATCAGGGAGGGAATCTGCAAAAAGACCTGGGAGGTTTCCTTCGAAGGGGCTTCGCGTTGTGACCACTCCTTGCTGGATGGGGAGGTAAAAGGGTGAGAGTTCGATCTTCTTACGGAGAAAATCGTTGTCATACTGAAAGAGCATCTCGCCGGTGTCGTCATTAAGCCGTCCTACCGATTCCCCATGATAGCGTATGATGAGTCTCATCGTGAGCGGCTCCTTTTCCGGGCGGGTTTGGGGTTTTCTATTTGATCGAGATCTGCAAAAGGGGAGGGCCGCAAAATGGTTTCCAGTTCGGAAATGCGGTTGAGTGATTGGATAACGCCAACCAGACGCTCCAGGGAAATA
This genomic window from Verrucomicrobiota bacterium contains:
- a CDS encoding type II toxin-antitoxin system HipA family toxin, yielding MRLIIRYHGESVGRLNDDTGEMLFQYDNDFLRKKIELSPFYLPIQQGVVTTRSPFEGNLPGLFADSLPDHWGRVIMDRRLREAGISPENVSILKRLALVGTGALGALTYHPEESSDKNSFSNIKEAMQFAGAVIEQISGNLPGSRILHEAGSNPGGRFPKLLFGWKEDSEQLMIGSNEYEEGYEPCIMKLDMGKQMPAHHRNLCEKEHRLLSAARLVGIKTPNHWLIKGEDKESGAYAHLIVQRFDRAGKNRIHTHTFGGITHQLAVRYGSSYEDLLRTTMALCKDHRQIVQQYRRMVFNVVSGNRDDHVRNHSFLLKESFEWILSPAYDLTPTPEKPEHALSINSKWNSISDSDMIEVAELFSIDKPTQIIEQCRDAFGETKIS